CTGGCGCAGGGGCTGCAGACCTCGTTCGAACCGGGCGAACCTGCCCCGACGCAGGCGGCGGGTGGACTGCGGGTCACGATCGGCAATGGGCCGGCCGCGCCCTACACCGCCAAGCGCAACGCCGGCTACAGCGGCCTGCATGCACTGCGCTACAGCAGCGAGGGCGGCAGCGCGCGGCGCGAACTGTTCAAGGCCGACCTGCCCATCCAGGCCGATACCACGCTGTCGTGGCTGGTGCTGCCGGAGATCGTCGGCAAGGACACCGTCGCCTCCACCTATGTATCGCTGGACCTGCTGCTGGACGATGGCAGCCGCGTTTCGGCCGGTGCGGCGCGCGACCAGCATGGGGTGGCGATCGGCGCACGCGCGCAGGGCGAGTCGAAGACGCTGTACCCGCAGCAGTGGGCGCGCAAGGCAGTGCGGCTGGGCGACGTGCCGGCGCTGAAGGGGCGCCGCGTGGTGGCGATCGAGCTGGAGGTGGCCAGCGCCGAGGGCGCGCCGGTCTCCGGCTGGATCGATGACGTGCGCCTGGACACGGTGCCAAGGCAGCAGCCGCAGCGCGTCTCGGACTGGGTGCTGACCACCCGCGGCACCCAGGCCAACGGCACCTTCTCGCGCGGCAACAATTTCCCGGCCACGGCGGTGCCGCACGGGTTCAACTTCTGGACTCCGGTCACCGATGCCGGCGCCCTGAACTGGCTGTACCGCTGGAACGAGCAGAACGATGCGCGGAACCGCCCGCAGCTGCAGGCGCTTGCGCTGAGCCACCAGCCCAGCCCGTGGATGGGCGACCGCCAGACCTTCCAGGTGATGCCCTCGTCCAGCCGTGGCGCGCCGGAGGCCGACCGCCGCAAGCGCGCGCTGTCGTTCGACCGCAGCCATGAAAGCGCACGCCCGTATCGCTACGACGTGCGCTTCGACAACGGCATCGCTGCCGCAATCGCGCCGACCGACCATGCCGCGTTGTTCCGCTTCGACTTCCCCGAAGGCGGTGACGCCAACCTGCTGTTCGACAACGTCGATGCGCGTGGTGGCCTGACCCTGGACGCCGCCACGCAGACGCTGTCCGGCTACACCGATACGCGCAGCGGCCTGTCCAACGGCGCCAGCCGCATGTACGTGGTCGCCAGCTTCGACAAGCCCTGGCGCAGCAACGGCCGCCTCGACACCGGTCGCCCGACCGGCTACATCAAGTTCGACGCCGGCAGCGACCGGCGGGTGACGATGCGCATCGCCACCTCGCTGATCTCAGTCGAGCAGGCGCGGCACAACCTGGCACTGGAGATCGCCGCCACCGATACGCTGGAGAGCGTGGCCGGCCGCGCGCAGGATGCATGGGACGCGCGCCTGGCCCGCTTCGACATCGGCGATGCCAGCGACGACCAGAAGACCACGCTGTACTCCAGCCTGTACCGGCTGTACCTGTATCCCAATTCCGGCCACGAGAATGCCGGCAGCGCGGCGATGCCGGACTGGCGCTACGCCAACCAGGCCAGCGCCAGCGATGACAACACAGAGGGCAGCGCGAACCGCAGCTTCACCGGCGTACGCGATGGCAAGGTGTTCGTCAACAACGGCTTCTGGGACACCTTCCGCACCACTTGGCCGGCCTACGCACTGTTCACGCCCGACGATGCCGGGCAGATGGTGCAGGGCTTCATCGAGCAGTACCGCGCCGGTGGCTGGATCGCACGCTGGTCGTCGCCGGGTTACGCCGACCTGATGGTCGGCACCAGCTCGGACGTGGCCTTCGCCGATGCATGGCTGAAGGGCATCGGCGGTTTCGATCCGGCCGAGGCCTATGCCGCCGCGCTGAAGAACGCGACCGTGGTCCCCCCCGACCGCCATGTCGGCCGCAAGGGCATGGACCGTTCAACCTTCCGTGGCTACGCCAGCGCAGACGTGCACGAAGGCATGTCGTGGACGATGGAAGGCGCACTCAATGATTTCGGCATCGCCAACATGGCCGATGCGCTGGCCAAGCGCGCGACCACGCCGGCAGCACGCGAGCGCTACAGCACCGAGGCCGAGTACTTCCGCTATCGCGCCGCCAGCTACACGACGATGTTCGATCCGGCCGCCGGATTCTTCCAGGGCCGCACTGCCGATGGCCGCTGGCGCGTGGATGCGAAGGACTACGACCCGCGCGTGTGGGGCCACGACTACACCGAATCCAATGGCTGGACCTTCGCCTTCACCGCCGCCCACGATGGCGAAGGCCTGGCCGCGCTGTACGGTGGCCGCGGCAAGCTGGCGGCGAAGCTGGATGCCTTCTTCGCCACGCCGGAAACCGCGGACCCGGCACTGGCCGGCTCCTACGGCAGCACCATCCACGAGATGACCGAAGCGCGCGACGTGCGCATGGGCATGTACGCGCACAGCAACCAGCCGGCGCACCACATCCCGTGGATGTACCTGTACGCCGGGCAGCCGTGGAAGACCCAGCAGCACGTGCGCGAGATCCTGTCGCGGCTGTACGTCGGCAGCGAGATCGGCCAGGGTTATCCAGGCGACGAGGACAATGGCGAGACCTCGGCGTGGTACGTGCTGGCCTCGCTGGGCCTGTACCCGCTGCGCATGGGCGCCCCGGAGTACGTGATCGGTTCGCCGGCCTTCCAGCACGCACGGGTGGAACTGCAGGGCGGCGCGGTGCTGACCGTCAACGCGGCCAACAACTCACGCGAGAACGTCTACGTGCAGTCGCTGAAGATCAACGGCACGCCATGGACCAAGACCTGGGTTCCGCACGACCTGATTGCCAAGGGTGCGACGCTGGACTTCGTGATGGGGCCGCAGCCGTCGCGTTGGGGCAGCGGTGTGGATGACGTGCCGCGTTCGTTGACCGCGCGCGGCCAGCGCCCGCAGCTGCTGCATGACCTGCTCGGCAGCGGCGCGAAGGCGACGCTGGCCGATGGCCGCGCCCTGCCCGCGCTGGTCGATGACGATGCGGCCACCACTGTCGGCCTGGGCGGCGGCGCAACCATCGCGCTGACCGACGTGGCCGAAGGCAGCCCAACGATGTACACGCTGACCAGCGGTGATGGCCGCGTCCAGGGAGGCGAATGGTCGTTGGAGGCACGCAACGGCAATGGCCGCTGGATCGTACTCGACCAGCGCAGCGGCGAAGCTTTCGAATCCGCCCGCCAGACCCGTCCTTTCCGCATCGCCAAACCCGGTCGTTACAGCGAGTACCGGCTGCGCCTGGCCGCACCGGGCCGGCTGCCGCTGGCGGAGATCGAACTGTTGGCGCCCAGCGCCGTACAATGAGCCCTATGCGCTACCGTCTGTTGCCTCTGGCCCTTGTTGCCCTTTCCTTCTCCAGCTTCGGCCAGACCCAAGCCTTTGATGCGCAGCTGACCCGCGACGGCGTGACGCTGAACTACCAGGACGCCCGTGGCGCCCTGGCCGCGCCGCAGCGCAAGCGGGTGATCGATACGTTCTACTTCGCCTACCTGCGCGAACGTGCGGACTTCCACCCGGCCGCGCCGTCGATGGTGCGCATCGTGATCGATCCGGCCTACACCGGGATCGCCTTCGTCGGTGACAAGGACCAGGCGGCGACGATCACCATCAACCCGGGTTGGCTGGCGCAGCACCCGAATGACATCGACCTGGTCACCCATGAGGCCATGCACATCGTGCAGGGCTATCCGGGCTATGGCGACGCACGGGTGCCGGGATGGCTGGTGGAAGGCATCGCCGACTACGCACGCGACCGCTACGGCATGGACAATGCCGCGGCCGGTTGGGCACTGCCGGGCAAGGTCGAGAAGGGCCAGAACTTCGACAGCGGCTACCGGGTCACCGGCGCGTTCCTGAAATGGGCCGACGCCGAACACCCAGGCCTGGTGCTGGCTCTGGACAAGGCCCTGCGCGATGGCCGCTATGCACCGGCGCTGTGGCAGAAGCACACCGGCAAGGCACTGCCGGCGCTGTGGGCGCAGTACGCCAAGCCGCGTTCCGACGCACCGCCGCCGGCCCCGGCACGCCGCGGCAAGCGGCACTGACACCCACGCATTGCACGTTCGCCGGGTATTGCCCGGCGCTACCGCATCGCTGCGTCAGCGCGACTGCACGAAACCTGCGTACAGCGCGAACAGCTGCTGGAAATACCGCCGGGTCACTCGATTGCGCATGACACTTTCGCCGATGGGGAGGTGGTCGGGCCCAGGGTGGGAAGGCCGGTCCGGTCCCTTCCCACGGCCGGGCCGCGTGGGCGTATTGGGCCGCAATGGCGTTGCAGGCACATGACCGGGCTGCGTAGCGCGTGTGGCAGGTTCGGCGGCCGTTGCGACAAATGAAAACACCGGGCAGTGCCCGGTGTTTTCATTTGCGCCGACATCCAACCGCGCCAGCGCCATCATTCTTCCGGCCAGGAGCCCCTTCTTGTTGAAGGGGCGCGCCGAAGGCGGGGGTAGAGGAAGAATGCGTGGGCAGCGGAAGTGGGAAAGAAGGTTTACGCCTTCTTTTCCGCTTCCAGCTGCTTCCTGATCTGCGCATCGACCGCGGCGATCGCGGTCATGTTCAGGATCCGGCGCGAGGTCGCGCTGGTGGTCAGGATGTGCACCGGCTTGTTCACGCCCATCAGGATCGGACCGATCGCCACGCCGTCGGTGAACACGCGCACCAGGTTGTAGGCGATGTTGGCCGCTTCCAGGTTCGGCAGCACGAACAGGTTGGCGCGGCCCTGCAGGGTCGAGCCCGGCAGCAGCTTCTGGCGCAGCGCTTCATCCCACGCGGTGTCACCCTGCATTTCGCCATCCACGTTCAGACGCGGGTTGCGCTTGAGCAGCAGCTCGCGCACCTGGCGCATCTTCAGCGCGTCCTTCGAATCATGGCTGCCGAAGTTGGAGTGCGACAGCAGCGCGACCTTCGGCTCGATGCCGAACAGCTTCATGCGGTAGGCCGCCTGCAGGGTCGCTTCGCACAGCTGCTCGGCGGTCGGGTCTTCCTGCACGTGGGTATCGACGAAGAAGAACACGCCCTGCTGGTTGATCACGCCGGTCATCGCCGAGGTCGAGGTGACCTTCGGTTCCAGCGGCAGCACGCTGCGCACGTAGCCCAGCTTCTTGTGGAAGCGGCCGACGATGCCGGTCAGCATCGCATCGGCTTCGCCACGCGCCACCATCACTGCGGCGATCAGGGTCGGGCGCGAACGCATCAGGTTCTTCGCCGCGGCCACGGTCACGCCACGACGGCCGGTCAGGCCGTGGTAGTACTGCCAGTATTCGTTGAAGCGCGGATCGTCGTTGATGTTAGTGACTTCAACGTTCTCGCCGATCTTCAGGCGCAGGCCGAGGCGCTCGATGCGCGACTCGATCACTTCCGGGCGGCCGATCAGGATCGGGTGCGCCAGGCCGTCATCGACCACGTTCTGCACCGCCTGCAGCACCACTTCCTCTTCGCCTTCGGCGTACACCACACGCTGCTTGTCGCTGCGCGCGCGGTCGTAGACCGGCTTCATCATCAGGCTGGTGCGGTAGACGAACTGGGCCAGCTTGTCGCGGTAGGCGCCCATGTCCTCGATCGGGCGCGAGGCCACGCCCGAGTCCATCGCGGCCTGGGCCACGGCGGCCGACAGCTCCACCAGCAGGCGGCGGTCGAACGGACGCGGGATCAGGTATTCACGGCCGAAGCTCGGGGTGTCGCCGCCGTAGGCCGAGCCCATGTCGGTGGCGGCGCGGCGGGCCAGTGCAGCGATGGCACGCACGCAGGCGATCTTCATTTCCTCGTTGATCGCGGTGGCGCCCACGTCCAGCGCACCACGGAACAGGTACGGGAAGCACAGCACGTTGTTGACCTGGTTCGGGTAGTCCGAACGGCCGGTGCCGATGATCGCGTCCGGACGCGCGGCGCGCGCCAGTTCCGGCATGATTTCCGGGGTCGGGTTGGCCAGCGCGAAGATCACCGGATCCGGCGCCATGGTCTTGACCATGTCGGCAGTCAGGATGCCCGGCGCCGACAGGCCCAGGAAGATATCCGCGCCGTCGACGATCTCGGCCAGGGTGCGCTTGTCGGTGTCGCGCGCATAGCGCTGCTTTTCCGGGTCCAGGTCGGTACGGCCGGTGTGGATCACGCCTTCGCGGTCGAAGGCCAGGATGTTCTCCGGCTTCAGGCCCAGTTGCACCAGCATGTTCACGCAGGAAATGCCGGCCGCGCCCATGCCCGTGGTCGCCAGCTTCACTTCCTCGATCTTCTTGCCGGTGATCGCCATGGCGTTGAGCACCGCCGCGCCGACGATGATCGCCGTGCCGTGCTGGTCGTCATGGAACACCGGGATCTTCATGCGCTCGCGCAGCTTGCGCTCGACCACGAAGCATTCCGGTGCCTTGATGTCTTCCAGGTTGATGCCGCCGAAGGTCGGCTCCAGCGAGGCGATGATGTCGACCAGCTTGTCCGGGTCGGTCTCATCGACTTCGATGTCGAACACATCGATGCCGGCGAACTTCTGGAACAGCACGCCCTTGCCTTCCATCACCGGCTTGCCGGCCAGCGCACCGATGTTGCCCAGGCCCAGCACCGCGGTGCCGTTGGAGATCACCGCCACCAGGTTGCCGCGGGCGGTCAGCTCGCTGGCCTGCTGCGGGTCGGCCTTGATCGCTTCACAGGCGTACGCCACACCCGGCGAATACGCCAGCGACAGGTCGCGCTGGGTCAGCATGGGCTTGGTAGCGGAAACCTTGATCTTTCCCGGCGGGGACATCCGGTGGTAATCGAGGGCGGCCTGTTTGAAATCTTCGTTGGACATCGATGTGGGTTACATGAATGGGCAGAAGGGACAGGGGATGATACCCCCGTTGGAGCGTCTGGACCTGTCGCTATCCTGTCGCAGGCATGCTGCGACCGCACAATTCCGTGCCGTATGCGACGGTACCGCGACACCAGCTTCGGCGCTGCCCATGACAGCCATGGGACGCCCTGAAACGCCGCGGGGCCGTACCACTGTCGTGACCGGCCCCGCGGTACCACACACCTGGATCAGCCCTTGGCCGGCAGTGCCTCGGGCAGCGCATCGACCGGCGGCGGCAGTTCGCTTTCGCGGCCATCCAGCGCCAGTGTCAGGCGGTTGCGGTCCAGCGCGCCTTCCCAGCGCGAGACCACCACGGTGGCCACCGCATTGCCGATGAAGTTGGTCAGCGAGCGGCACTCGCTCATGAAACGGTCCACGCCCAGGATCAGCGCCATGCCGGCCACCGGCACTTCCGGCACCACGGCCAGTGTGGCGGCCAGGGTGATGAAGCCGGCACCGGTGACGCCGGCCGCGCCCTTGGAGCTGAGCATGGCGACCAGCAGCAGGGCGATCTGGTGGCCCAGGGTCAGTTCGGTATTGGTGGCCTGGGCAATGAACAGCGCGGCCAGGGTCATGTAGATGTTGGTGCCGTCCAGGTTGAACGAGTAGCCGGTCGGGACCACCAGGCCCACCACCGACTTGCTGCAACCGGCACGTTCCATCTTCTCCATCAGCGACGGCAGCGCCGACTCCGACGAAGAGGTGCCAAGCACCAGCAGCAGTTCGGCCTTCAGGTAGCGCGCCAGCTTGAACACCGAGAAGCCACACAGGCGACAGACCAGGCCGAGGATCACCGCCACGAACAGGAAGGCGGTGAGGTAGAACGAGCCCACCAGCCAGGCCAGGTTGATCAGCGAACCGACGCCGTACTTGCCAATGGTGAAGGCGATCGCACCGAAGGCGCCGATCGGGGCGGCCTTCATCAGGATGTGCACCAGCTTGAACACCGGGGCGACCAGCGCCTCCAGGAAATTCACGATCGGCTTGCCCTTCTCGCCCACCGATGCCAGCGCGATGCCGAACAGCACGGCCACGAACAGCACCTGCAGGATGTTGCCATCGACGAAGGCGCTGAGCAGCGTCTTCGGGATGATGTCCATCAGGAAGCCGACCAGGGTCAGGTCATGCGATTTCTTGACGTAGTTGTTGACGTCGGTCTGGTCCAGGTCGAGCGGATTGATGTTCATGCCCGCGCCGGGCTGCACCACGTGCGCCACGATCATGCCGACGACCAGCGCCAGCGTGGAGAAGAACAGGAAATACACCATCGCCTTGATGAACACACGGCCCACGGTGCGCAGGTGGGTCATTCCCGCGATGCCGGTGACGATGGTCAGGAAGATCACCGGCGCGATGATCATCTTCACCAGGTTGATGAAGGCATCGCCGAGCGGCTTCATCTTCTCGCCGACCAGCGGTTCGTAGTGGCCGAGGATGGCGCCCAGGACGATCGCCACGATCACCTGGAAGTACAGCTGGCGATAGATCGGCAACGGCTTTGCAGGCACCGGTGCTGCGGTCGGGATGTGCATGGCGGACTCCGGAAGGGGCGTTTTCAGGCACGTACGGCCCCGGGACTGCACGGGAACCGTTACCGTGGAAACTGATCGCAGGCCCTGTGCTGCACGCGCAGGGGGTGCGACCAATGGACGCCTTTGTACGCGGCAGGCACGCCGGCGCAGATAACCTATTGGTACTAGCCCCCCGGTTCAGGTGGCCGCGATGCCTACACTGGCGCCGCACCGCCCGATCACGGGGAGGCCGGTGGCCCGAGCTGAACGGCTGGGTGAGTCTTTGCGAAAGTTCCGGCCCTCGCGGCCGTTGATGTCCTGTCCACACGCAATCTGAGAGAGCCGCACCCAACATGCGCCCGAATCCCACCTTGCTGGCCCTGTCGCTGGCCGCCCTTCCCGCCTTCGCCTCGGCTGCCGATTTCGACAACTGGCCGACCAAGTACACCTTCGGTGATGGCACCGAGCTGGCGGCCACCGCCAACATCGCCTACGACTACAACGACTTCTCCTCGGCCAGTGGCCTCGAGGACGACGATGCCGTGCGCCGCAAGGAATTCGGCGCGACGCTGAAAAAGAAGGGCGTCTACGATGCGATGGTCTACTACGACTTCCAGTCCGATACCTGGCTGGACGTGTTCGTGCGCTTCGAGAGCAAGGCCTTCTTCGGCCGTGACGTCGGCCGCTTCCGCTTCGGCTACATGAAGACTCCGGTCGGCCTGGACGCGAACACATCCTCGCGCGCCGGCACGTTCCTGGAAACCGCGCTGCCCGTGCAGGCCTTCTACGCCGGCCGCCGTACCGGCGTGGAATGGGTGCTGGAGCGCCCGCAGTACCTGCTGCAGGCCGGCGCCTATGGCGGCAAGGACCTGCAGGGCGACAACCCCGGCACCACCCAGGCCGTGCGTGCGGTGTGGACGCCGGTGAAGGCACCGGGTGATGTGATCCACCTGGGCCTGGCCTACTCGCAGGAGAATCCGCGTGGCTACAGCGATGGCCGCGACGTGCACCACGAAGCCAGCGCCCGCCTGCGCGCGCGCCCGGAAGCCGGCCTGACCGACATCCGCTACGTCGATTCCGGTGCGCTGGTTACCGCCGACCAGATCCGCCGCACCGGCCTGGAAGGCATCTGGATCCGCGGCCCGTTCTCGCTGCAGGCCGAAGCCCTGCGCGCCACGGTCACCCGCCATGACGGCAAGCCCGACTACACCGGCAGCGGCCAGTACGCGATGGCCAGCTGGGTGCTGACCGGTGAGTCGCGCCCGTACAACGCCGGCGCGGTGGCCAACATCAAGCCGGCGCACAACTACGGTGCGGTCGAACTGGTGGCGCGCTACAGCCGCCTGGATCTCGATGACGGCGACATCCTCGGTGGCCGCCAGCACGACCTCACCCTGGGTGCGAACTGGTACCTGACCAGCCACTTCAAGTTCCAGGCCAACTACGTGAAGGTCGATGCCAGCCGTCGTGGCGTGCACAGCACGCCGGAGATCTTCGAACTGCGCGCGCAGATGCACTTCTGACCCCTTCCACGTCAGACCCCGGCGGGCGTGCACGCCACGCCCGCCGGCCCTGCGTAGACTGCCGCCATGTACTGGCTCAGCCGCCACCGGATGCTGTTGCTGACGATCCTGGTGATGGTCGGTGGCACCGTGCTGTGCGCGGTCGCCGCTGGTCACTACGCCTGGCGGCGCGCGCTCGGCGACGAAAGCAGCCAGGTGCAGCGACAGCTGCAGCTGCATGGCCAGGGCCTGCAGCAGCGCATCGACCGCTTCGGCACCTTGCCGCAGGTGCTGGCGCTGGATCCGGATCTGCTGCACGCGCTGCGCGTGCCGCCCTCGCCCACTGAACGGCAGCGGCTGAACCTCAAGCTGCAACGTGCCAACGAAGTCACCCGTGCTTCGACCCTGACCCTGGTCGGCCACGACGGCGTGGCGGTGGCGGCCAGCAACTGGGACCAGCCGACCACCAATGTCGGCGAGAACTACAGCTACCGCCCCTACTACCGCCAGGCACTGGCGCAGGGCCGTGGCCGCTTCTATGGCATCGGCATGACCACCGGCGTTCCCGGTTACTACCTCTCCCAGGCGATCGAGGAAGACGGCAAGCGGCTGGGCGTGGTGGTGATCAAGGTCGAGCTGTCCGCGCTGGAACAGGAATGGTTGAGCAGCCCGGATGTGGTGCTGGCCAGCGACGACCACGACGTGGTGTTCCTGGCCAACCGTGACAGCTGGCGCTACCGGCTGCTGCGCCCGCTGGGCGCCGATGAGCGCCGCGAGATGCTGGACGCCCGCCAGTACGCCGACCGCGCATTGCAGCCGCTGCGCGCACGGACCCAGGATGTGCTGGCCGACGGCGGCCGCATGGTGCGCCTGCTGGACCCTGCGCTGCCGCAGCCAATGCTGTGGCAAAGCCTGCCGCTGCCCGCCGAAGGCTGGAACCTGCACCTGCTGCACGACGCCAGTGCCGCCACCGCTGCCGGCCGTGCTGCGGCACTCACCGGTGGCGCCGCATGGCTGGCGTTGGGCTTCCTGGTGCTGTTCGTGCAGCAGCGCCGGCGCCTGGCCAAGCATCGCCTGCGCAGCCGCCGCGAACTGGAAACCCTGCTCAAGCAGCACGCACAGGAACTGCGCACCGCGCAGGATGGCCTGCTGCAGGCCGCCACCGATGCCGACAGCGGCCTCAGCCGCAGCCTCGAACACCTGCCCCAGGGCGTGGTGGTGATCGACCGGGACCTGCGCCTGGTCGCGTGGAATTCGCGCTATCTGGAATTGTTCCGCTTCCCGCTGGACCTGGTGCGCGTGGGCCGGCCGATCGAAGACCTGTTCCGCTTCAATGCACGCCGTGGCCTGCTCGGTCCCGGCCCGGTGGACGAGGCCATCGAGCGCCGCCTGAACCACCTGCGCAGCGGCCGCCCGCACATGCGCGAGAGCGAGAAGGACGACGGCACGGTGCTCGAGATCCGTGGCAATCCCCTGCCCGATGGCGGCTTCGTCACCAGCTACGCCGACATCACCAGCTACAAGAACGCTGCGCGCGAACTGCGCTCGCTGGCCGATGCGCTGGAGCACCGCATCGCCGAGCGTACCCACGATCTGGACGAAGCACGCCGCGAAGCCGAACAGGCCAACCGCTACAAGACCCGCTTCGTGGCCTCGGCCGTGCACGACCTGCTGCAACCGCTCAATGCGGCGCGCATGTTCGTCTCGGTGCTGCGCGGCAAGCTGAGCGACCCGGCGCAGCAGCAGACCAGCGATCACATCGACGCTGCATTGGCCGCGCAGGATGCGATTCTCAACAGCCTGCTTGACATTGCGCGGCTGGAATCGGGCAGCCTTCCCACCCGCGTGCAGGCGTTCCGGCTGGGCCCGCTGCTGCAGACGCTGGCGCGCGAGTTCGGTATCGCCGCGCAGTCACGCGGCCTGGTGGTCGACTGGGTTGATACCAATGCTGTGGTGGTCAGCGATGAAGCGCTGCTGCGGCGCATCCTGCAGAATTTCCTTTCCAACGCACTGCGCTACAGCGAACGCGGCCGTGTGCTGCTCGGCTGCCGTCGCCGCGAAGGCCTGCTGTGGATCGAAGTGCACGATCAGGGGCCCGGCATTCCCGACGCGTTGCAGTGCGAGATCTTCGAGGAGTTCCGCCGCCTGCACGACGGCCAGCAGCGCGGTGCCGGCCTTGGCCTGGCCATCGTCGACCGCATCGGCCGCCTGCTCGGACATCCGATCCGGCTGCGCTCGCAGCTGGGCCAGGGCAGCGTGTTCGCCGTGGGCGTGCCGTTCGGCGAGGCCAGCGCGATTCCCGCCACGGCACCACCACCGGTGCTGGTGCAGGAGCCTGCTGCAGACAATCCGCTGCGCGGGCGCCGGGTGTGGGTGATCGACGACGACCCGCACGTGTGCGCCGCCAGCCGCGCGCTGCTGGAGCGCTGGGGCTGCGAGGTGCTTCTGGCCGATGGCCCGCAGGCGGCGCTGCAGCTGGCAGCAACAGGCGCGGTACCGGAGCTGGTGCTGCTGGATGTGCGCATGGGTGACCACCACGGCCCGGTGCTGTACGAGACATTGGCCGAACTGTGGCAGGCCCGCCCGCCGGTGGTGCTGGTCACTGCCGAGCGCGATGCGGGATTGCGTGAGATAGCCGCCGAGCGTGGCTGGGGAATGATGGCCAAGCCGGTGAAG
This portion of the Stenotrophomonas sp. WZN-1 genome encodes:
- a CDS encoding PAS-domain containing protein, translated to MYWLSRHRMLLLTILVMVGGTVLCAVAAGHYAWRRALGDESSQVQRQLQLHGQGLQQRIDRFGTLPQVLALDPDLLHALRVPPSPTERQRLNLKLQRANEVTRASTLTLVGHDGVAVAASNWDQPTTNVGENYSYRPYYRQALAQGRGRFYGIGMTTGVPGYYLSQAIEEDGKRLGVVVIKVELSALEQEWLSSPDVVLASDDHDVVFLANRDSWRYRLLRPLGADERREMLDARQYADRALQPLRARTQDVLADGGRMVRLLDPALPQPMLWQSLPLPAEGWNLHLLHDASAATAAGRAAALTGGAAWLALGFLVLFVQQRRRLAKHRLRSRRELETLLKQHAQELRTAQDGLLQAATDADSGLSRSLEHLPQGVVVIDRDLRLVAWNSRYLELFRFPLDLVRVGRPIEDLFRFNARRGLLGPGPVDEAIERRLNHLRSGRPHMRESEKDDGTVLEIRGNPLPDGGFVTSYADITSYKNAARELRSLADALEHRIAERTHDLDEARREAEQANRYKTRFVASAVHDLLQPLNAARMFVSVLRGKLSDPAQQQTSDHIDAALAAQDAILNSLLDIARLESGSLPTRVQAFRLGPLLQTLAREFGIAAQSRGLVVDWVDTNAVVVSDEALLRRILQNFLSNALRYSERGRVLLGCRRREGLLWIEVHDQGPGIPDALQCEIFEEFRRLHDGQQRGAGLGLAIVDRIGRLLGHPIRLRSQLGQGSVFAVGVPFGEASAIPATAPPPVLVQEPAADNPLRGRRVWVIDDDPHVCAASRALLERWGCEVLLADGPQAALQLAATGAVPELVLLDVRMGDHHGPVLYETLAELWQARPPVVLVTAERDAGLREIAAERGWGMMAKPVKPPALRALMSQLLIRHRG